The Gordonibacter urolithinfaciens genome contains a region encoding:
- a CDS encoding FAD-binding protein encodes MSNREIDLRGPAQSRRGFVKAAGVALAGAGVAAFGLAGCAPQAPASGKVDASADGTWDEEFDVVVVGAGIAGHAAALTVATEGNGATCLLIEKGSSPSGNSPFCKGDAIWTKEPEKLASYLKQLAHGTTPDDVLEAYAQGCSEIYDWVLEMGASKDEMSITEPATDPEERNAEYHEYENSYAFGYFAIGKNSKVEVKGPNHVQVFLEQAVAQHADVVEYRTSTPLVDLVQDESGAVLGVVAGERSPKRIRAKRGVIMCLGGFEHSPEMMQNYLGQGAAVPAAGSLNTGDGHRICAELGADFWHMNNVAGFWMAGRDLQNTAYTNPPIFKPAPKGFGITVGVNGRRFYMDWDGYNVREKYPYMSDISLHVGSRHGHMQFGGEWPHLPMPSKAWFVFDAQGLAQGAIPPSADGSTPDAKGYAHAANTIEELAAKMEVPVDELTRTVSQWNECCAHGEDVYFHRPASTLVPVSEPPFYAQLCAPSFLNTDGGPVRSASGAILDYEGNPIPGLYSAGEFGSIWGHYYEGGGNVAECLVFGRISAKSAVANQA; translated from the coding sequence ATGAGCAACAGGGAAATAGATCTTCGGGGTCCCGCACAGTCACGCCGCGGCTTCGTGAAAGCGGCCGGCGTGGCATTGGCCGGCGCCGGCGTGGCGGCCTTCGGGCTGGCCGGCTGCGCACCCCAGGCACCGGCATCGGGCAAGGTCGACGCGTCGGCAGACGGAACATGGGACGAGGAGTTCGACGTAGTGGTGGTAGGCGCGGGCATCGCCGGACATGCGGCGGCGCTGACGGTGGCTACCGAGGGGAACGGCGCCACCTGCCTACTGATTGAGAAGGGCTCGAGCCCCAGCGGCAACAGCCCGTTTTGCAAGGGCGACGCTATCTGGACGAAGGAACCCGAAAAGCTAGCGTCCTACCTCAAGCAGCTGGCGCACGGCACAACTCCCGACGACGTGCTGGAAGCCTACGCGCAGGGCTGCTCCGAGATCTACGACTGGGTGCTGGAAATGGGTGCCAGCAAGGATGAGATGAGTATTACCGAACCCGCCACCGACCCAGAGGAGCGCAACGCCGAATACCACGAGTACGAAAACTCCTACGCGTTCGGCTACTTCGCCATCGGCAAGAACTCGAAGGTCGAGGTGAAGGGCCCGAACCATGTGCAGGTATTCCTCGAGCAAGCCGTAGCTCAACACGCCGATGTGGTTGAATATCGCACAAGCACGCCGCTCGTGGACCTTGTGCAGGACGAATCGGGCGCCGTGCTGGGTGTTGTGGCCGGTGAGAGGTCCCCGAAGCGCATCCGCGCCAAGCGCGGTGTTATCATGTGCCTGGGAGGTTTCGAGCACTCGCCCGAAATGATGCAGAACTATCTGGGCCAAGGTGCTGCCGTACCCGCTGCCGGTTCGCTGAACACGGGCGACGGCCATCGAATCTGCGCGGAGTTGGGCGCTGATTTCTGGCATATGAACAACGTTGCGGGCTTCTGGATGGCAGGCCGCGACCTGCAAAACACCGCTTACACGAATCCCCCCATCTTCAAGCCGGCGCCCAAGGGTTTCGGTATCACCGTGGGCGTGAACGGGCGCCGCTTCTACATGGACTGGGACGGATACAACGTTCGCGAGAAGTACCCCTATATGTCCGACATAAGCCTGCACGTGGGCTCGCGCCACGGCCACATGCAATTCGGTGGCGAATGGCCTCATCTGCCCATGCCGTCGAAGGCGTGGTTCGTGTTCGACGCGCAGGGCCTTGCGCAGGGCGCCATCCCTCCCTCGGCCGACGGCTCCACGCCCGATGCGAAGGGCTATGCGCACGCAGCCAACACTATCGAGGAATTGGCCGCGAAGATGGAGGTGCCGGTCGACGAGCTCACGCGCACGGTGAGCCAGTGGAACGAGTGTTGCGCTCATGGCGAAGACGTGTATTTCCACCGCCCGGCCAGCACGCTCGTGCCGGTGAGCGAACCGCCCTTCTATGCGCAGCTGTGCGCGCCGTCTTTCCTGAACACCGACGGCGGCCCGGTGCGCTCGGCGAGCGGCGCCATTCTCGACTACGAGGGTAATCCTATTCCCGGGCTGTATTCTGCAGGCGAGTTCGGCTCCATCTGGGGCCACTATTACGAGGGCGGCGGCAATGTGGCCGAGTGCCTCGTATTTGGACGCATCTCCGCCAAGAGCGCCGTGGCGAACCAAGCCTAG
- a CDS encoding HypC/HybG/HupF family hydrogenase formation chaperone, with amino-acid sequence MCLAIPAKITELKDGNLATVDILGVTRDIAVDLTPQAGVGDFVLVHAGFAIEVVDPGYAQETIDLIKQFPELAGEDIPDVEEASR; translated from the coding sequence ATGTGCTTGGCCATACCTGCTAAGATCACCGAGCTCAAAGACGGCAACCTGGCGACGGTCGATATCCTGGGCGTCACCCGCGACATTGCCGTCGACCTCACGCCGCAGGCCGGCGTGGGCGACTTCGTGCTCGTGCACGCCGGCTTCGCCATCGAGGTGGTGGATCCCGGCTACGCCCAGGAGACCATCGACCTCATCAAGCAGTTCCCCGAGCTGGCCGGCGAGGACATTCCCGACGTCGAAGAGGCGTCCCGATGA
- the hypD gene encoding hydrogenase formation protein HypD yields the protein MEAELAAFKDPELARGLIDSIQKLAPAGGATLMEVCGTHTVAIARNGIRNLMPEGIRLASGPGCPVCVTSNHDIDTVIALARTDNVTIATFGDMTRVPGSTSSLLKEQAAGRSVQIVYSPLDALALAQQNPDREIVFVGVGFETTTPLVAMAIKRAAAAGLENFTVFGAHKNMPGALEAIINDPKLKLDALILPGHVSTIIGAEPYRFLAEKYGIPGVITGFEPVDVLQGIAMIMRQLHEGRAEIEIAYARGVMPQGNPVAMAAIDEVFETCTALWRGLGEIPGSGYRIREEFAQFDAVRRFQPDIEPTQDPKGCRCGDVLRGIMAPNECPLFRRVCTPENPVGPCMVSSEGSCAAYYRYY from the coding sequence ATGGAAGCCGAGCTCGCGGCGTTCAAGGATCCCGAGCTCGCGCGCGGCCTCATAGACTCCATCCAGAAGCTCGCGCCCGCGGGCGGCGCCACGCTCATGGAGGTGTGCGGCACGCATACGGTGGCCATCGCGCGCAACGGCATCCGCAACCTCATGCCCGAGGGCATCCGCCTGGCGTCCGGCCCCGGCTGCCCGGTGTGCGTGACGTCGAACCACGACATCGACACCGTCATCGCGCTCGCGCGCACCGACAACGTCACCATCGCCACGTTCGGCGACATGACGCGCGTGCCCGGCTCCACGTCCAGCCTGCTCAAGGAGCAGGCGGCGGGCCGCAGCGTGCAGATCGTGTACTCGCCGCTCGACGCGCTGGCGCTCGCCCAGCAGAACCCCGACCGCGAGATCGTGTTCGTGGGCGTGGGCTTCGAGACCACCACGCCGCTCGTTGCCATGGCCATCAAGCGCGCGGCCGCGGCGGGCCTCGAGAACTTCACCGTGTTCGGCGCCCACAAGAACATGCCCGGTGCGCTGGAGGCCATCATCAACGACCCGAAGCTCAAGCTGGATGCGCTCATCCTGCCCGGCCACGTGAGCACCATCATCGGCGCGGAGCCGTACCGGTTCCTGGCCGAAAAGTACGGCATTCCCGGCGTCATCACGGGCTTCGAGCCGGTGGACGTGCTGCAGGGCATCGCCATGATCATGCGCCAGCTGCACGAGGGCCGCGCCGAGATCGAGATCGCCTACGCGCGCGGCGTCATGCCCCAGGGCAACCCCGTTGCGATGGCCGCCATCGACGAGGTGTTCGAGACGTGCACCGCGCTCTGGCGCGGCCTGGGCGAGATCCCCGGCTCGGGCTACCGCATCCGCGAGGAGTTCGCGCAGTTCGACGCCGTGCGCCGCTTCCAGCCCGACATCGAGCCCACGCAGGACCCGAAGGGCTGCCGCTGCGGCGATGTCCTGCGCGGCATCATGGCTCCCAACGAGTGCCCCCTGTTCCGCCGCGTGTGCACGCCCGAGAATCCCGTGGGCCCCTGCATGGTGTCCAGCGAGGGCAGCTGCGCCGCGTACTACCGGTACTATTGA
- a CDS encoding helix-turn-helix transcriptional regulator yields the protein MDDVALSTARPYYGATGAGPAWLFSEGGRAISGVKRYLMAASVASGWGLLAAWADLFGHSPGFAEPYSGLAGLGNMRVYWLAGLLTLAVSMALFPRWFERTQRTLFYCLPLAASFGTMAFAVACHQTFFPPEPVALAGIAVAGAGYTWFTCLFCGMLAKTQCMSYAVGSIVAGLALKTVLGSWFTGFLDAAAQVGLAIALPLVIVGFTLVAERGVDTRIADDEWKPAASDKVVYRYLAPQIVVAVLAVATTRVLTPLGFFGDPLNLFTGALSAAMGSVAVGAVLVALSYILLVRRAKVHLSKRFMPAFLVVIFAFFLSATGTSYHGFLAAVVEVFITAIEALSHALFWTIAVTAIRLKDASPFRVVGLSAGLYDAVSIVWVMCFFSLGVVNNGVIIVVAFAIVALVMWLTDRNEQEASTVVPPALLVDRRAGIAEAHGLSPRETEVFMLLAQGRSRAYISEELVVSEGTIKTHISHIYAKLGIHGRQEMFDLLLAEEKHANKNIQNT from the coding sequence ATGGACGATGTTGCGCTGTCGACCGCGCGGCCGTATTATGGGGCGACCGGTGCCGGGCCGGCTTGGCTTTTCTCCGAAGGAGGACGCGCTATTAGCGGGGTCAAACGATATCTGATGGCTGCGAGCGTGGCCTCGGGATGGGGGCTGCTTGCAGCTTGGGCCGATCTGTTCGGCCATTCTCCAGGATTCGCCGAGCCCTATTCCGGACTGGCTGGCTTGGGCAACATGCGGGTATACTGGCTGGCGGGCCTGCTGACGCTCGCGGTTAGCATGGCCCTGTTCCCGCGCTGGTTCGAACGGACCCAACGCACGCTGTTCTATTGCCTTCCTCTGGCGGCCTCGTTCGGCACGATGGCATTCGCGGTGGCTTGCCATCAGACGTTCTTCCCGCCCGAGCCGGTGGCGCTTGCCGGCATCGCAGTGGCGGGCGCGGGCTATACGTGGTTCACGTGCCTGTTCTGCGGCATGCTGGCGAAAACCCAGTGCATGTCGTACGCTGTCGGCAGCATCGTGGCGGGCCTCGCGCTCAAAACAGTGCTTGGCAGCTGGTTCACCGGCTTTTTGGATGCGGCGGCACAGGTGGGGCTTGCCATCGCCCTTCCGCTGGTCATAGTAGGCTTCACGCTAGTGGCGGAGCGCGGCGTGGACACGCGCATAGCCGACGACGAATGGAAACCGGCTGCCAGTGACAAGGTGGTCTATCGCTATCTTGCGCCCCAGATTGTGGTAGCCGTTCTGGCGGTTGCTACCACGCGTGTGCTCACGCCCCTCGGCTTTTTCGGCGACCCGCTAAACCTGTTCACCGGTGCCTTGTCGGCAGCTATGGGCTCTGTGGCCGTTGGCGCGGTGCTCGTTGCGCTTTCGTACATACTGCTGGTGAGGAGGGCGAAGGTGCATTTGAGCAAGCGATTCATGCCGGCTTTTCTCGTAGTTATCTTCGCGTTCTTTCTCTCGGCCACGGGGACTTCGTACCACGGATTTCTCGCGGCGGTGGTGGAGGTGTTCATCACGGCTATCGAGGCGCTTTCCCATGCGCTGTTCTGGACTATCGCGGTCACGGCCATTCGCCTGAAGGACGCGTCGCCGTTTCGCGTGGTGGGTCTTTCGGCGGGGCTCTACGACGCCGTCTCCATCGTGTGGGTGATGTGCTTCTTCAGCTTGGGCGTGGTGAATAACGGCGTGATCATCGTGGTGGCGTTCGCCATCGTGGCGTTGGTAATGTGGCTGACTGATCGCAACGAGCAAGAGGCGAGCACTGTCGTGCCCCCTGCGCTCTTGGTGGATCGGCGTGCGGGGATAGCGGAGGCACATGGTTTGTCCCCGCGTGAAACCGAGGTCTTCATGTTGCTGGCCCAAGGGCGTTCGCGAGCTTATATCAGCGAGGAGCTCGTGGTATCCGAGGGCACTATCAAAACGCATATCTCCCACATCTATGCCAAGCTGGGCATTCACGGCAGGCAGGAGATGTTCGACCTGCTGCTTGCCGAGGAAAAGCACGCCAACAAAAATATTCAAAACACGTAG